The proteins below are encoded in one region of Pseudonocardia sp. DSM 110487:
- the radA gene encoding DNA repair protein RadA, producing the protein MSPARTARSGYRCTECGHQAAQWVGRCPSCQAWGSLEEAAPVAAVRPRQRVAAGAPSAPARRIADVALDSARARPTGVSELDRVLGAGLVPGAVVLLAGEPGVGKSTLLLEVAAQVARTGRVLYVTGEESSGQVRLRAERTGAVHDELYLAAESDLGAIVGHVDELRPDLLIVDSVQTMSNADVDGAPGGVTQTRAVAVALTALAKERGLPVLLVGHVTKDGGIAGPRVLEHVVDVVLSFEGDKHSTLRMVRGVKNRFGPADEVGCFEMRDSGIVGMPDPSGLFLARFGGPPVPGTAVTVVMDGRRPLPAELQALVTGKDIPSPRRAVSGLDNARVAMLLAVLEKRAGVRLHDAEVYAATVGGMRVVEPAADLALALAITSARRDVALPSDVVVLGELGLAGEVRRVAGVERRLAEAARLGFTHALVPPDSGSPPPGMRLTEVRDVGVVLDAIR; encoded by the coding sequence GTGTCCCCCGCCCGAACCGCGCGCAGCGGCTACCGCTGCACGGAGTGCGGGCACCAGGCCGCGCAATGGGTCGGGCGCTGCCCCAGCTGCCAGGCATGGGGCAGTCTCGAGGAAGCCGCGCCGGTCGCCGCCGTGCGGCCGCGGCAGCGCGTCGCGGCGGGGGCGCCGAGCGCACCGGCCCGCCGGATCGCCGACGTCGCGCTCGACTCGGCCCGCGCAAGGCCGACCGGAGTGTCCGAACTGGACCGGGTGCTGGGCGCAGGACTCGTACCCGGTGCCGTCGTCCTGCTGGCCGGCGAGCCGGGTGTCGGCAAGTCGACGCTGCTGCTCGAGGTGGCCGCGCAGGTCGCGCGGACCGGCCGTGTGCTGTACGTCACGGGCGAGGAGTCGTCGGGGCAGGTGCGGCTGCGCGCCGAGCGCACCGGTGCCGTGCACGACGAGCTGTACCTCGCCGCCGAGTCCGACCTCGGCGCGATCGTCGGCCACGTCGACGAGCTGCGTCCCGATCTGCTGATCGTCGACTCCGTGCAGACGATGTCGAACGCCGACGTCGACGGCGCCCCTGGCGGCGTCACCCAGACCCGGGCGGTCGCGGTGGCCCTCACCGCGCTGGCGAAGGAGCGGGGGCTGCCGGTGCTGCTCGTGGGACATGTCACAAAGGACGGTGGCATCGCGGGCCCGCGCGTATTGGAGCACGTCGTCGACGTCGTGCTCTCGTTCGAGGGCGACAAGCACTCGACGCTGCGCATGGTGCGCGGCGTCAAGAACCGCTTCGGCCCCGCCGACGAGGTGGGCTGCTTCGAGATGCGCGACTCCGGCATCGTCGGCATGCCGGACCCGTCGGGGCTCTTCCTCGCTCGGTTCGGCGGCCCGCCGGTGCCCGGCACTGCCGTCACGGTGGTCATGGACGGCCGCAGGCCGCTGCCCGCCGAGCTGCAGGCACTCGTGACCGGCAAGGACATTCCCAGCCCACGCCGCGCGGTTAGCGGTCTCGACAACGCCCGCGTCGCGATGCTGCTCGCCGTGCTCGAGAAGCGGGCAGGCGTCCGGCTGCACGACGCCGAGGTGTACGCGGCGACCGTCGGCGGCATGCGCGTGGTCGAGCCGGCCGCCGACCTCGCGCTCGCGCTGGCGATCACCTCGGCACGCCGCGACGTGGCCCTCCCGTCCGACGTCGTCGTGCTCGGCGAGCTCGGCCTCGCGGGCGAGGTGCGCCGCGTGGCGGGCGTCGAACGGCGGCTGGCCGAGGCCGCCCGGCTCGGTTTCACCCACGCCCTCGTCCCGCCCGACAGCGGCAGCCCCCCGCCGGGCATGCGGCTGACGGAGGTCCGCGACGTCGGTGTGGTCCTGGACGCGATCCGCTAG
- a CDS encoding helix-turn-helix transcriptional regulator, translating to MPSDNLPLNHALGALGLRLRAAREASGLTGADLAARLGRGWKQPKVSKIETGRQLISLDELRAWASETGTDPAPLLALREKAAAEYSSHQDRLSQEGGAIPLQDELTALTRTCTYLAEYQPALVPGRLQTPDYIREKALGDVDFLAEGLPADQVGHLVAAKLRRQAILYEPGREFVHIVGEAALHMRFGPMTTATLRAQLLHLAQMSSLPGHTFAVVPFRVGSPVEPFGFALYDHDLVRVETSNGVVQISDPEAVARHVRRVERLLEVASVGADAARFCRELAESMTDG from the coding sequence TTGCCCTCGGACAATCTCCCACTCAACCACGCGCTCGGCGCGCTCGGGCTGCGCCTGCGTGCAGCCCGTGAAGCGTCCGGGCTGACAGGAGCCGATCTTGCCGCGCGGCTCGGAAGAGGCTGGAAGCAGCCCAAGGTCTCGAAGATCGAGACCGGTCGTCAGCTCATTTCGCTCGACGAACTCCGCGCCTGGGCCTCGGAGACCGGTACCGATCCTGCGCCCCTGCTCGCGCTGCGGGAGAAGGCCGCCGCCGAGTACTCCAGTCACCAGGACCGCCTTTCGCAAGAGGGCGGAGCCATCCCACTCCAGGACGAGCTCACCGCCCTGACCCGCACCTGCACGTATCTGGCCGAGTACCAGCCGGCCCTCGTCCCCGGACGACTGCAGACACCGGATTACATCCGGGAGAAGGCGCTCGGCGACGTCGACTTCCTAGCCGAAGGCCTCCCCGCCGACCAAGTCGGCCACCTCGTCGCCGCGAAACTCCGCCGCCAGGCCATCCTCTACGAACCCGGCCGGGAGTTCGTGCACATCGTGGGCGAGGCCGCGCTGCACATGCGCTTCGGTCCGATGACGACGGCGACGTTGCGCGCCCAGCTGCTCCACCTCGCCCAGATGTCCTCGCTGCCGGGACACACGTTCGCGGTGGTCCCGTTCCGGGTCGGCTCGCCGGTGGAGCCGTTCGGGTTCGCGCTGTACGACCACGACCTGGTGCGCGTCGAGACCAGCAACGGCGTCGTGCAGATCAGCGATCCGGAGGCGGTGGCGCGGCACGTCCGGCGCGTCGAACGCCTGCTGGAGGTCGCGTCGGTCGGCGCCGACGCCGCGCGGTTCTGCCGCGAGCTCGCCGAGTCGATGACCGACGGCTGA
- a CDS encoding antibiotic biosynthesis monooxygenase: MAVVKINAIEVPEGAGEELERRFANRLHAVDGQPGFLSFELLRPVSGDNRYFVVTHWEDDESFQAWMKGAGMQAHSGERAKPVGTGSSLLEFEVVQQSRAADA; the protein is encoded by the coding sequence ATGGCCGTTGTGAAGATCAATGCGATCGAGGTGCCCGAGGGCGCGGGCGAGGAGCTGGAGAGGCGGTTCGCCAACCGGCTGCACGCCGTGGACGGCCAGCCGGGCTTCCTGTCGTTCGAGCTGCTGCGCCCCGTGTCCGGCGACAACCGCTACTTCGTCGTCACGCACTGGGAGGACGACGAGTCGTTCCAGGCGTGGATGAAGGGGGCCGGCATGCAGGCGCACTCCGGCGAGCGGGCAAAGCCGGTGGGCACCGGGTCGTCGCTGCTGGAGTTCGAGGTCGTGCAGCAGTCGCGCGCAGCCGACGCCTGA
- a CDS encoding YafY family protein gives MNRTERLYAISEELRAAGPTGRTSAWLARRLEVSTRTIKRDIDALLQAGVPLWAQAGPGGGYVLDAARTLPPLNITGVEAAAIAVALAALPALPFAVDGRSALSKVLAAMPPAELERAEEIANRLWLRAPESPPRPAVARALDEAVRTRRVIVLHYEGRDGELTERAVEPAALADTGGHWYLLAWCRLRDGPRWFRTDRIRDAHLTTEQAPEHDTATLFGVPPPDAGPVRLR, from the coding sequence ATGAACCGCACCGAACGCCTCTACGCGATCAGCGAGGAGCTGCGGGCGGCCGGGCCGACCGGCCGCACGAGCGCGTGGCTCGCCCGCAGGCTGGAGGTGTCGACCCGCACGATCAAGCGCGACATCGATGCGCTCCTGCAGGCCGGGGTCCCGCTCTGGGCACAGGCAGGACCGGGCGGCGGCTACGTCCTCGACGCCGCACGCACCCTGCCCCCGCTGAACATCACGGGCGTCGAGGCGGCCGCGATCGCCGTCGCCCTCGCGGCGCTCCCGGCACTCCCGTTCGCGGTCGACGGGCGCAGCGCGCTGTCGAAGGTGCTCGCCGCGATGCCGCCCGCCGAGCTCGAGCGCGCAGAGGAGATCGCGAACCGGCTCTGGCTGCGAGCGCCGGAATCACCGCCGCGACCTGCCGTCGCCAGGGCCCTCGACGAGGCCGTCCGCACGCGGCGCGTGATCGTCCTGCACTACGAAGGTCGCGACGGCGAGCTCACCGAGCGCGCGGTGGAGCCCGCCGCGCTGGCCGACACGGGCGGGCACTGGTACCTACTGGCCTGGTGCAGGCTCCGGGACGGACCGCGCTGGTTCCGGACCGACCGGATCCGCGACGCCCACCTCACCACCGAGCAGGCCCCGGAGCACGACACCGCCACGCTCTTCGGCGTACCGCCACCCGACGCGGGCCCGGTCCGGCTCCGCTGA
- a CDS encoding alpha/beta fold hydrolase: MTTHRLLTRPGGRRIAVRDLTPDAPTDAPVVLFCHIAPGSGAFDPDPEVTAAHGVRLITLDRPGYGASDPVGDEFASVGLVADDAVAVLEDVLAPGATAGVVGWSAGGRVALAVAARRPDLVSRVAVIGTPAPDDEVSWIPEEYKAGIEALRGASAADAHAALIAAMGPMVESLTGDDRFAVLGVGEADAAVLARPGVGDRLRAMLDETFAQGATGMVADVAGYTLQPWGFEPSDVTADVLLGYGTDDPLGEPHGRWWERALPKAHLEMVPDVGHLVSVPFWDRALTHVRPGS, translated from the coding sequence ATGACCACTCATCGACTGCTGACCCGGCCCGGCGGCCGCCGCATCGCGGTCCGCGACCTCACCCCGGACGCACCCACGGATGCACCCGTTGTGCTCTTCTGCCACATCGCGCCGGGCTCGGGGGCGTTCGACCCCGACCCGGAGGTCACGGCGGCGCACGGTGTCCGGTTGATCACGCTGGACCGGCCGGGCTACGGCGCCTCGGACCCGGTCGGCGATGAGTTCGCCTCGGTCGGGCTCGTCGCGGACGATGCGGTGGCCGTGCTCGAGGACGTGCTCGCGCCGGGCGCGACGGCGGGAGTGGTCGGCTGGTCTGCGGGCGGTCGCGTTGCGCTGGCCGTTGCCGCACGGCGGCCGGACCTGGTGAGCCGGGTGGCGGTGATCGGCACACCGGCGCCCGACGACGAGGTGTCGTGGATCCCGGAGGAGTACAAGGCGGGGATCGAGGCCTTGCGCGGGGCGTCAGCGGCCGATGCGCACGCCGCGCTCATCGCGGCGATGGGGCCGATGGTGGAGTCGCTGACGGGCGACGACCGGTTCGCTGTCCTCGGGGTCGGCGAGGCGGACGCCGCGGTGCTCGCGCGCCCGGGGGTCGGCGATCGGTTGCGCGCCATGCTCGACGAGACCTTCGCGCAGGGCGCCACCGGCATGGTCGCGGACGTCGCCGGCTACACGCTGCAGCCGTGGGGCTTCGAACCCTCGGACGTCACGGCGGACGTGCTGCTGGGCTACGGGACCGACGATCCGCTTGGCGAGCCGCACGGGCGGTGGTGGGAGCGGGCGCTCCCGAAGGCCCACCTCGAGATGGTGCCGGACGTCGGCCACTTGGTGTCGGTGCCGTTCTGGGACCGCGCGCTGACGCACGTGAGACCCGGGAGCTGA
- a CDS encoding A/G-specific adenine glycosylase produces the protein MAALVLDWYPAAARDLPWRRTDTTPWGVLVSEFMLQQTPVARVEPVWTDWLARWPTPSAMAAASRAEVLRAWGKLGYPRRALRLHETAGVIANEHRDVVPSDVEALEALPGVGSYTARAVAAFGYGRRCPVVDTNVRRVVARAVHGRGDAGPARTTADLADVGALLPPDDHSAAVVSAGLMELGAVLCTARAPRCGICPVREACAWRAAGRPEYTGPRRPVQGFAGTDRQVRGRLLDVLRGADGPVERAALDAAWDDAAQRDRCLDSLLVDGLAEQHDDGRFALPA, from the coding sequence ATGGCCGCACTCGTGCTCGACTGGTATCCCGCCGCGGCGCGTGACCTCCCGTGGCGCCGCACGGACACCACGCCGTGGGGCGTGCTCGTCAGCGAGTTCATGCTGCAGCAGACGCCGGTAGCACGGGTCGAACCGGTGTGGACGGACTGGCTCGCCCGCTGGCCGACTCCGTCGGCCATGGCCGCGGCCTCGCGCGCCGAGGTGTTGCGGGCGTGGGGCAAGCTCGGCTACCCCCGCCGCGCGCTGCGCCTGCACGAGACCGCTGGTGTGATCGCGAATGAACACCGGGACGTCGTCCCGTCCGACGTCGAGGCGCTCGAGGCGCTACCGGGCGTCGGCTCGTACACGGCGCGGGCCGTGGCTGCGTTCGGCTACGGGCGGCGTTGCCCCGTGGTGGACACGAACGTCCGCCGCGTCGTCGCCCGCGCCGTGCACGGTCGCGGCGACGCGGGCCCGGCCCGCACCACCGCCGACCTCGCGGACGTCGGCGCGCTGCTCCCGCCCGACGACCACTCCGCGGCGGTCGTCTCGGCCGGGCTGATGGAGCTCGGCGCCGTGCTGTGCACGGCGCGCGCTCCCCGCTGCGGGATCTGCCCGGTACGGGAGGCGTGCGCGTGGCGAGCCGCAGGCCGTCCGGAGTACACCGGCCCACGCCGGCCGGTGCAGGGCTTCGCCGGCACGGACCGCCAGGTTCGCGGCCGCCTCCTCGACGTCCTGCGGGGCGCCGACGGTCCCGTGGAGCGCGCCGCGCTCGACGCCGCGTGGGACGACGCGGCCCAGCGCGACCGCTGCCTCGACTCCCTACTCGTCGACGGGCTCGCGGAGCAGCACGACGACGGCCGATTCGCGCTGCCGGCCTAG
- a CDS encoding alpha/beta fold hydrolase: MRASDGVELVVTEFGGSGTPILLLHGLMGRASTWWEAAEWLAGHGRVVGVDARGHGRSEARGPWTTDRMAADVIDVLTELGPAVVVGHSMGGLHGLVAAGRRPELVRALVVEDMGVDFRGRSAADAREWFTVLPQPFACLAAVRRAFGHPRAEFGEYMIECVEERADGYHLLAGVGHTTAIAAEWAERDHWPAVTAVRCPALLVEAEESAVPAGQMALMAARMMDATHVRVPGAGHLVHAGQEYRPLVESFLSTHM; this comes from the coding sequence ATGCGAGCCTCCGATGGGGTCGAGCTGGTCGTCACCGAGTTCGGCGGCTCGGGCACCCCGATCCTGCTGCTGCATGGGCTCATGGGGCGGGCGAGCACGTGGTGGGAGGCCGCCGAATGGCTGGCGGGCCACGGCCGCGTGGTCGGCGTGGACGCGCGCGGGCACGGCCGCTCGGAAGCGCGCGGTCCGTGGACGACCGACCGGATGGCCGCTGACGTCATCGACGTGCTCACCGAGCTCGGGCCGGCCGTTGTGGTCGGGCACTCGATGGGCGGCCTGCACGGGCTGGTGGCCGCGGGCCGCCGTCCCGAGCTGGTGCGGGCGCTCGTGGTGGAGGACATGGGCGTGGACTTCCGGGGGCGCAGCGCCGCGGACGCGCGGGAGTGGTTCACGGTGCTCCCGCAGCCCTTCGCGTGCCTCGCCGCCGTGCGTCGGGCGTTCGGGCACCCGCGTGCCGAGTTCGGGGAGTACATGATCGAGTGCGTCGAGGAACGGGCGGACGGCTACCACCTGCTGGCCGGTGTCGGGCACACCACGGCGATCGCAGCCGAGTGGGCTGAGCGCGACCACTGGCCCGCTGTGACCGCCGTCCGATGCCCGGCACTTCTCGTCGAGGCGGAGGAAAGTGCGGTGCCGGCCGGGCAGATGGCCCTGATGGCGGCCCGGATGATGGACGCGACCCATGTCCGGGTGCCCGGCGCAGGCCACCTCGTGCACGCCGGCCAGGAGTACCGACCGCTCGTTGAGTCGTTTCTGAGTACTCATATGTGA
- a CDS encoding 2'-5' RNA ligase family protein, translating to MPQIVRFRLDDAACAELGKLRSRLADHGIATPAESPSVIAAAAGTIPPPAREALAAELRLLALPSIWLETLGTVAGRPDELVLAAVVDAELLAVHSAVHDALAGRVRSPLAAYLPGTWLPHCVLATERPADAFALLHPVPTVRARVVAVDVQS from the coding sequence GTGCCTCAGATCGTTCGCTTCCGCCTGGACGATGCCGCATGCGCCGAGCTCGGCAAGCTGCGTTCGCGGCTGGCCGACCACGGGATCGCGACCCCCGCCGAGTCGCCGTCGGTGATCGCCGCCGCGGCCGGGACGATCCCGCCACCTGCCCGGGAGGCGCTGGCCGCCGAGCTGCGGCTGCTCGCCCTTCCGTCGATCTGGCTGGAGACACTCGGCACGGTGGCGGGGCGCCCCGACGAGCTCGTACTCGCCGCCGTCGTCGACGCCGAGCTGCTCGCCGTGCACAGCGCGGTGCACGACGCACTGGCCGGCCGCGTCCGCTCCCCGCTCGCGGCCTACCTACCCGGCACGTGGCTCCCGCACTGCGTGCTCGCCACCGAGCGCCCCGCCGACGCATTCGCCCTGCTGCACCCCGTGCCCACCGTGCGGGCCCGCGTGGTGGCGGTCGACGTTCAGAGCTGA
- a CDS encoding PadR family transcriptional regulator, whose product MNPTRLFVLSALAKGGAMYGHQIRRDARVDRAELWSDVRPGSLYGALHRLEDEGLVRALRTEQEGRLPARTVYEITDEGRRELAVLQAEAFEEVRFPPDPVDLALATASDIDEATLRGHLEDRVRDLTARLARLDHLADRRWADQTPADDLVLEHARLRLRAELEWHGLVLDQLGKLGGRP is encoded by the coding sequence GTGAACCCGACGAGGCTCTTCGTGCTGAGCGCCCTCGCCAAGGGTGGCGCGATGTACGGCCACCAGATCCGGCGCGATGCCCGGGTGGACCGGGCCGAGCTGTGGTCCGACGTGCGTCCCGGCTCGCTCTACGGCGCGCTGCACCGGCTGGAGGACGAGGGCCTGGTCCGTGCGCTGCGCACCGAGCAGGAGGGACGCCTGCCGGCCCGCACGGTGTACGAGATCACCGACGAGGGTCGCCGCGAGCTCGCCGTGCTGCAGGCGGAGGCGTTCGAGGAGGTCCGGTTCCCGCCCGACCCGGTCGACCTCGCGCTCGCCACCGCGTCCGACATCGACGAGGCCACTCTCCGCGGTCACCTGGAGGACCGCGTCCGTGACCTCACGGCACGGCTGGCCCGGCTCGACCACCTGGCCGACCGCCGCTGGGCGGACCAGACCCCGGCCGACGACCTCGTGCTCGAGCACGCGCGCCTGCGGCTGCGCGCGGAGCTGGAGTGGCACGGGCTCGTTCTCGACCAGCTCGGCAAGCTGGGTGGTCGGCCATGA
- a CDS encoding peptide deformylase, whose translation MTVRDLRLIGDPVLRTPCAPVTAFDEALAALVTDLMDTVSLPGRAGLAANQIGVSLAAFSYDVDGARGYVVNPRLVATDGEYDGQEACLSVPGVSAPRLRAAYARVEGVDAKRRPVVVEGAGELARCLQHETDHLRGELYIDALTGERRRAALRELRERQL comes from the coding sequence ATGACGGTCCGGGACCTGCGGCTGATCGGCGACCCGGTGCTGCGCACGCCGTGCGCGCCGGTCACGGCCTTCGACGAGGCGCTTGCCGCGCTGGTCACCGACCTGATGGACACCGTCTCACTGCCCGGGCGCGCCGGGCTCGCGGCCAACCAGATCGGGGTGTCACTGGCCGCGTTCTCCTACGACGTCGACGGGGCGCGGGGCTACGTCGTCAACCCGCGGCTCGTCGCCACCGACGGCGAGTACGACGGTCAGGAGGCCTGTCTGTCGGTGCCGGGGGTGTCCGCGCCCCGGCTGCGGGCCGCGTACGCCCGGGTCGAGGGCGTCGACGCGAAGAGGCGTCCGGTCGTGGTCGAGGGCGCCGGCGAGCTCGCCCGCTGCCTGCAGCACGAGACCGACCACCTGCGCGGGGAGCTGTACATCGACGCGCTCACCGGGGAGCGGCGGCGCGCCGCGCTGCGGGAGCTGCGGGAGCGTCAGCTCTGA
- a CDS encoding DUF6879 family protein translates to MQQQAAIGATKMVIRIVVEPPTDYTRMEVATYPILVRGGEDIRVIAVSEGTWPDGLPHHDFYIFDDREVWRMHYDDDYTFAGAEQLEGEDVLAQHLRWRDRALELAIPLHDYPGVEPLPG, encoded by the coding sequence GTGCAGCAACAGGCCGCGATCGGGGCGACGAAGATGGTGATCCGGATCGTGGTGGAGCCACCCACGGACTACACCCGCATGGAGGTCGCCACCTACCCGATCCTCGTCCGAGGGGGCGAAGACATTCGCGTGATCGCTGTATCGGAGGGGACCTGGCCCGACGGCCTCCCCCACCACGACTTCTACATATTCGACGACAGGGAGGTGTGGCGGATGCACTACGACGACGACTACACCTTCGCCGGGGCCGAGCAGCTCGAAGGCGAGGACGTGCTCGCCCAACACCTACGATGGCGCGACCGCGCCCTGGAGCTGGCGATCCCGCTGCACGACTACCCCGGCGTCGAGCCACTCCCTGGCTGA